One genomic segment of Salvia miltiorrhiza cultivar Shanhuang (shh) unplaced genomic scaffold, IMPLAD_Smil_shh original_scaffold_327, whole genome shotgun sequence includes these proteins:
- the LOC131004148 gene encoding GTPase ERA-like, chloroplastic isoform X3 gives MKEFALQYNIPLPPTTIIGIFHRRTFPLFQSTRNRGVNYSSTAAGSRIKSNKPLQVEEFEDGLCSSRYYVRSKDEEEEVEEDEETSSSMLLSLSMKPDRNMSLLDDYEMEEMNYVSDDPNHRSGYVAVVGKPNVGKSTLSNQMIGQKLSIVTDKPQTTRHRILGICSGSDYQMILYDTPGVIEKRMHKLDSMMMKNVRSAAINADCVVIVVDACRAPEKIDEVLEQGVGDRTNKLPTLLVLNKKDLIKPGEIAKKIKWYEKFTDVDEVIPVSAKFGHGVDDVKEWILSKLPRGPAYYPKDISSEHPERFFVGEIVREKIFMQYRNEVPYACQVNVISYKSRPNAKDFIQVEIVVEKNSQKIILIGKEGKALKVLATAARLDIEDFLQKNVFLEIEVKVKENWRQNEGLLKYYGYGGQIQAL, from the exons ATGAAGGAATTTGCTTTGCAGTACAACATTCCCCTCCCTCCCACCACAATAATCGGAATTTTCCATCGGAGAACTTTTCCCCTTTTTCAGTCCACTAGGAATAGGGGTGTAAATTACAGCTCTACCGCCGCTGGTAGCCggataaaatcaaacaaacctCTACAAGTAGAAGAATTCGAAGATGGATTATGCAGCAGTAGGTATTACGTGCGGAGCAaagatgaggaagaggaagtggagGAAGACGAAGAGACGTCGTCTTCGATGTTGCTGTCCTTGAGCATGAAGCCCGACAGGAACATGTCTTTGCTGGACGATTACGAGATGGAAGAGATGAATTACGTCTCCGACGACCCCAATCACCGGAGCGGATACGTGGCGGTGGTCGGAAAGCCCAACGTTGGAAAGAGCACGCTCTCGAATCAAATGATTGGTCAGAAGCTGTCCATCGTCACCGACAAGCCTCAGACAACTAGACATCGTATTCTTGGTATTTGCTCTGGCTCGGATTATCAG ATGATTCTGTATGATACACCGGGTGTTATTGAGAAGAGAATGCATAAGTTGGATTctatgatgatgaagaatgtgCGAAGTGCTGCCATCAATGCAGATtgtgttgttattgttgttgatgcttgTAGGGCTCCTGAAAAG ATTGATGAAGTGTTGGAACAAGGAGTTGGAGACCGTACGAATAAGCTACCTACCTTGCTGGTTTTGAACAAGAAGGATCTTATCAAACCTGGTGAAATTGCAAAGAAAATCAAG TGGTATGAGAAGTTTACAGACGTTGATGAGGTCATACCCGTGAGTGCCAAGTTTGGCCACGGAGTGGATGATGTCAAGGAGTGGATTCTATCTAAACTTCCTAGAGGACCAGCTTATTATCCTAAG GATATATCTAGTGAGCACCCCGAAAGGTTTTTTGTGGGTGAAATTGTCAGAGAAAAAATCTTTATGCAGTACAGAAATGAAGTCCCTTATGCATGTCAG GTTAATGTTATTAGTTATAAAAGTAGGCCTAATGCAAAAGATTTCATTCAAGTAGAGATTGTTGTGGAGAAGAACTCACAGAAGATTATCCTTATTGGAAAG GAAGGAAAAGCTTTGAAGGTACTAGCAACAGCAGCACGGCTAGATATTGAAGATTTCTTGCAGAAGAACGTTTTCCTTGAG ATAGAAGTGAAGGTAAAAGAGAACTGGCGACAGAATGAAGGACTGCTCAAATACTATGGCTACGGTGGTCAAATACAAGCTTTGTGA